One Defluviimonas aquaemixtae DNA segment encodes these proteins:
- a CDS encoding hydantoinase/oxoprolinase N-terminal domain-containing protein — protein MAYLLGVDTGGTYTDAVILDEGEDRVVASAKSLTTRPDLAPGVGRAIDAAIAKAGVAAGEVAMVSLSTTLATNALVEGQGGRVALIFIGFEEAELGRAGLTEALKGDPVIRLAGGHNHGGAEVTPLDLARLETEITALGPDITGFAVASSFATRNAAHEHAARDLIRARTGKPVTCSNELSAGLNGPRRALTAVLNARLIGMIDRLIAACEAHMEALGIDAPLMVVRGDGALVSAELARDRPIETILSGPAASIAGASWLTGETDALVSDIGGTTTDICLLKDGKPAIDPLGARVGAFRTMVEAVAMRTTGLGGDSEVHLLEGLTTGFRLGPRRLVPVALAARDYPDLVHGALDAWLSQDAVGEHDGRFALPMWRGLPPEGLTGREGAVVERLIAGPARLADCVRTRLELPALTRLVARGHVMLSGVTPSDASHVLNRLDSWDATAARKAVTLFARRRNGRGDRIAAGPEALAESIIDQLTAQTVDCLLEAAFSEDSRDWGEAPETLARHSLTRAGLDRHSGVIRIEARLGVPVIGLGASAPSYYGAVGERLGTRMVLPEHAGVANAIGAVVGQIAMHAEGIVTSPGPGLFSAHLPEGPKRFIDRDTAIAALEVTLTEEASTRARLAGVEKMRISTERELTEIEIEGQPMFIEARLRVTAQGRPRIAVG, from the coding sequence ATGGCCTATCTTCTCGGTGTCGACACGGGCGGCACATATACCGACGCCGTGATCCTCGACGAGGGCGAGGACCGCGTCGTCGCCTCGGCGAAGTCGCTGACCACCCGGCCCGACCTGGCGCCGGGCGTCGGCCGCGCCATCGACGCGGCGATCGCGAAGGCCGGGGTCGCGGCGGGCGAGGTCGCGATGGTCTCGCTCTCTACGACGCTCGCGACGAATGCGCTCGTCGAGGGCCAGGGCGGCCGCGTCGCGCTGATCTTCATCGGCTTCGAGGAGGCGGAACTGGGCCGCGCCGGGCTGACCGAGGCGCTGAAGGGCGACCCGGTGATCCGTCTCGCCGGGGGGCACAATCACGGCGGGGCGGAGGTCACGCCGCTCGATCTGGCCAGGTTAGAGACTGAAATCACCGCGCTCGGCCCCGACATCACCGGCTTTGCCGTGGCCTCCAGCTTCGCCACCCGGAACGCCGCGCACGAACATGCCGCACGCGACCTGATCCGCGCGAGAACGGGCAAGCCCGTCACGTGCTCGAACGAGCTTTCCGCCGGGCTGAACGGCCCCCGCCGCGCGCTGACCGCGGTGCTGAACGCGCGCCTCATCGGCATGATCGACCGGCTCATCGCCGCCTGCGAGGCGCATATGGAGGCCTTGGGCATCGACGCGCCCCTGATGGTCGTGCGGGGCGACGGGGCGCTCGTCTCGGCCGAACTGGCGCGCGACCGCCCGATCGAGACGATCCTCTCCGGCCCCGCCGCTTCCATCGCCGGGGCGAGTTGGCTGACGGGCGAGACCGACGCGCTCGTCTCCGATATCGGCGGCACCACGACCGATATCTGCCTTCTGAAGGACGGCAAGCCCGCGATCGACCCGCTGGGCGCGCGGGTGGGCGCGTTCCGCACGATGGTCGAGGCGGTCGCGATGCGCACGACCGGGCTCGGCGGCGACAGCGAGGTGCATCTTTTGGAGGGCCTGACGACCGGTTTCCGTCTCGGCCCGCGCCGGCTCGTGCCCGTCGCGCTCGCCGCGCGCGACTATCCCGACCTCGTGCACGGCGCGCTCGACGCGTGGCTCTCCCAGGACGCGGTCGGCGAGCATGACGGGCGGTTCGCGCTCCCGATGTGGCGCGGCCTGCCGCCCGAGGGGCTGACGGGCCGCGAAGGGGCGGTCGTCGAACGCCTCATTGCCGGCCCGGCGCGGCTTGCGGACTGCGTTCGCACCCGGCTCGAACTGCCCGCGCTCACCCGGCTCGTGGCGCGCGGGCATGTGATGCTTTCGGGCGTCACGCCATCGGATGCTTCGCATGTGCTCAATCGTCTCGACAGCTGGGACGCGACGGCGGCACGCAAGGCGGTGACGCTCTTCGCCCGCCGCCGGAACGGGCGCGGCGACCGGATCGCGGCGGGGCCCGAGGCGCTGGCCGAGTCGATCATCGACCAGCTGACCGCGCAGACCGTCGATTGCCTGCTCGAAGCCGCCTTCTCCGAGGACAGCCGAGACTGGGGCGAAGCGCCCGAGACGCTTGCGCGGCACTCGCTGACGCGCGCGGGTCTCGACCGCCATTCCGGCGTCATCCGCATCGAGGCGCGGCTTGGCGTGCCGGTCATCGGCCTCGGCGCCTCGGCGCCCTCCTATTACGGCGCTGTCGGCGAACGTTTGGGCACGCGAATGGTGCTGCCCGAACATGCGGGCGTCGCCAACGCCATCGGCGCGGTGGTCGGGCAGATCGCAATGCATGCGGAGGGCATCGTGACGAGTCCTGGCCCTGGCCTGTTCTCTGCGCATCTGCCTGAAGGTCCGAAGCGTTTCATCGACCGCGATACCGCAATTGCCGCGCTTGAGGTGACGCTGACGGAAGAGGCGAGCACGCGAGCCCGCCTCGCCGGGGTCGAGAAGATGCGGATTTCGACCGAGCGGGAGCTGACCGAGATCGAGATCGAAGGTCAGCCGATGTTCATCGAGGCGCGGCTGCGGGTGACGGCGCAGGGCCGGCCGCGTATCGCGGTCGGCTGA
- a CDS encoding GMC family oxidoreductase: protein MDGAGYDYIIVGAGSAGCVLAERLSASGRHRILVLEAGGSDRRFYVHLPLGYGKLFFDPAVNWNYRTEPDPGLAGNRDFWPRGKILGGSSSINAMVWIRGHRSDYDDWAAEAGSGWGWDAARAAYRAIEDNEAGGDEVRGTGGPLFVSANLRDLHPLCESFIGSAEATGLKRNADFNGAEQDGVGIYQMTIRGARRNSAARAFLRPAMKRANVRVETHAHVTRILFEGRRAVGVEYRQNGVLRQVRAESEIILSGGAINSPQLLMLSGIGAAAHLKDNGIDVVADSPYVGQNLTDHQGINYTWRMNVPTYNDVLRPWWGKLFAGMRYFMGGKGPLAKSINHAGGFFRTSPDLARPNMQLYFQAFSTLIPREGERPLLTPDPFPGLSIGLSNCRPTSRGEITLNSADPFAAPRIVVNAFSTNHDVEEMLTAVKHLRRIAAQEPMRALIAEELRPGPEVQGDEDLIADIRARSGTVFHPSCTVRMGSDPAASAVDPNLKVRGVEGLRVCDASVFPTLIGGNTNAPSILVGWLGAERILHDAR from the coding sequence GTGGACGGGGCAGGTTACGACTACATCATCGTGGGCGCAGGCTCGGCGGGCTGCGTTCTGGCCGAGCGGCTGTCGGCGAGCGGCCGCCACCGGATTCTGGTGCTCGAAGCCGGCGGCTCCGACCGGCGCTTCTACGTCCATCTGCCTTTGGGCTACGGCAAGCTCTTCTTCGATCCCGCGGTGAACTGGAACTATCGGACGGAGCCCGATCCCGGCCTGGCCGGGAACCGCGATTTCTGGCCCCGTGGCAAGATCCTCGGCGGATCGAGTTCCATCAACGCGATGGTCTGGATCCGCGGCCACCGGAGCGATTACGACGACTGGGCGGCCGAGGCCGGGTCCGGCTGGGGCTGGGACGCGGCGCGGGCGGCCTACCGAGCGATCGAGGACAACGAGGCAGGGGGCGACGAAGTGCGCGGCACGGGCGGCCCTCTCTTCGTCTCGGCCAACCTCCGGGACCTGCACCCGCTTTGCGAAAGCTTCATCGGCTCCGCCGAGGCCACGGGCCTGAAGCGCAATGCGGATTTCAACGGCGCGGAGCAGGACGGCGTCGGCATCTACCAGATGACGATCCGAGGCGCGCGACGCAACTCCGCCGCTAGGGCCTTCCTGCGCCCGGCGATGAAGCGGGCCAATGTCCGGGTCGAGACCCACGCCCATGTCACGCGGATTCTTTTCGAGGGGCGCCGGGCGGTCGGCGTGGAATACCGCCAGAACGGCGTTTTGCGGCAGGTTAGAGCCGAGTCCGAGATCATTCTCTCCGGCGGCGCGATCAACTCGCCGCAGCTTCTGATGCTGTCGGGCATTGGCGCTGCCGCGCATCTCAAGGACAACGGCATCGACGTCGTCGCGGATAGCCCCTACGTCGGACAGAACCTGACCGACCACCAGGGGATCAACTACACCTGGCGCATGAATGTGCCGACCTACAACGACGTCCTGCGGCCGTGGTGGGGCAAGCTTTTCGCGGGCATGCGCTACTTCATGGGCGGCAAGGGGCCGCTCGCGAAGTCGATCAACCATGCGGGCGGGTTCTTCCGCACCTCGCCGGACCTCGCCCGCCCGAACATGCAGCTTTATTTCCAGGCGTTCTCGACGCTCATCCCGCGCGAGGGCGAGCGGCCGCTGTTGACGCCTGACCCGTTCCCGGGCCTCTCCATCGGACTTTCGAACTGCCGCCCGACCAGCCGGGGCGAGATTACGCTGAATTCGGCCGATCCCTTCGCGGCGCCGAGGATCGTGGTCAACGCGTTTTCCACCAACCATGACGTCGAAGAGATGCTGACGGCGGTGAAACATCTCCGTCGGATTGCGGCGCAGGAGCCGATGCGCGCGCTCATCGCCGAGGAACTGCGCCCCGGGCCAGAGGTCCAGGGCGACGAGGATCTGATCGCCGATATCCGCGCCCGGTCGGGCACGGTCTTTCACCCGTCCTGCACGGTCAGGATGGGCAGCGACCCCGCAGCATCGGCCGTGGACCCGAATCTGAAGGTACGCGGCGTCGAAGGCCTCAGAGTCTGCGACGCTTCGGTCTTTCCAACGCTGATCGGCGGCAATACCAATGCGCCCAGCATTCTCGTCGGCTGGCTGGGCGCGGAACGCATCTTGCACGACGCCCGCTGA
- a CDS encoding HAD-IA family hydrolase, whose protein sequence is MRTVIFDLDGTLADTSADLIGAANECFRDLGAGDLLDPLADALTAFHGGRAMLRLGFSRLGTGSEAEVDAQYPRLLAAYEAGIDRQTRLYPGVVEAMEVLLAEGYATGICTNKPERLAELLLARLGVRGLFGAVIGADTLPVRKPDPAPYRLSVERSGGRTDRSMLVGDTETDRRTAAAAGVPVALVTFGPEGRGVSRLSPDALLDGFDALPTVAARFLPA, encoded by the coding sequence ATGCGCACAGTGATTTTCGATCTGGACGGAACGCTCGCCGATACATCGGCCGATCTTATCGGCGCGGCGAATGAGTGCTTCCGCGATCTTGGCGCAGGCGACTTGCTCGACCCTCTCGCGGATGCGTTGACGGCTTTCCATGGCGGCCGCGCGATGTTGCGGCTCGGCTTTTCCCGGCTGGGAACGGGCAGTGAGGCCGAGGTCGACGCACAGTACCCCCGCCTTCTCGCCGCCTACGAGGCAGGAATAGACCGCCAGACAAGGCTCTATCCCGGTGTGGTGGAGGCGATGGAGGTGCTGCTGGCAGAGGGCTACGCAACAGGAATATGCACGAACAAGCCCGAGCGCCTGGCCGAACTCTTGCTGGCGCGTCTCGGCGTGCGGGGGCTGTTCGGCGCGGTGATCGGGGCAGATACTCTTCCGGTTCGCAAGCCTGATCCGGCGCCCTACCGGCTGTCAGTGGAACGCTCGGGCGGCCGCACGGACCGCTCGATGCTGGTGGGCGACACGGAAACCGACAGGCGCACCGCGGCGGCGGCGGGCGTGCCGGTCGCGCTCGTCACCTTCGGACCAGAGGGCCGGGGCGTATCCCGCCTGTCGCCCGACGCCTTGCTCGATGGGTTTGACGCCCTGCCAACTGTCGCCGCCCGGTTCCTGCCGGCCTGA
- the glmU gene encoding bifunctional UDP-N-acetylglucosamine diphosphorylase/glucosamine-1-phosphate N-acetyltransferase GlmU: MATALIVLAAGQGTRMNSDLPKVLHKVAGAPVLAHAMRSGATLGPERMIVVTGHEREAVERAAREVDEAAVVVEQAEQLGTGHAVAQALPALEGFAGKVLVLFGDTPLIRAETLRALADSTADITVLGFQAQNPRRYGRLITNGSELQRIVEFKDATEQERSVTLCNGGLMAVDSALLAELVSDLSNDNAAGEYYLTDIVASARAGGRSAAVVTCDESETLGVDTRAQLAQAEAFFQSRARAEALENGVTLIAPETVFFAFDTFIGRDSIVGPSVVFGPRVTVESGAEIHAFCHLEGCHISRGATVGPFARLRPGAELAEDVHVGNFVEIKNAVLGEGVKVGHLTYLGDAHVGEHTNIGAGTVTCNYDGVMKHRTEIGARAFIGSDTMLVAPVRVGAGALTASGSVITEDVPDEALALGRVKQVNKPGLAKRLFERLRAEKSRRQKEAK, translated from the coding sequence ATGGCCACAGCACTAATCGTTCTCGCCGCGGGACAGGGGACGCGGATGAATTCGGATCTGCCAAAGGTGTTGCACAAGGTGGCCGGTGCCCCGGTCCTAGCCCACGCAATGCGCTCGGGCGCGACGCTCGGGCCCGAGCGAATGATCGTCGTGACCGGGCACGAACGCGAGGCGGTCGAACGGGCAGCGCGCGAAGTCGACGAAGCGGCTGTCGTGGTCGAGCAGGCCGAACAGCTCGGCACCGGTCATGCGGTGGCCCAAGCATTGCCTGCGCTTGAAGGGTTCGCCGGCAAAGTACTCGTACTTTTTGGCGACACGCCCCTCATCCGGGCCGAGACACTTCGGGCGCTGGCAGATTCGACGGCTGATATCACGGTTCTGGGATTTCAGGCGCAGAACCCCCGGCGCTACGGCAGGCTGATCACCAACGGCAGCGAACTGCAGCGCATTGTAGAATTCAAGGACGCTACTGAGCAAGAGCGCTCAGTGACGCTTTGCAATGGTGGGCTGATGGCCGTCGACTCGGCGCTTCTGGCGGAACTGGTATCCGATCTCTCAAACGACAACGCGGCGGGCGAATACTATTTGACCGACATCGTCGCGAGCGCCCGTGCCGGTGGTCGCTCAGCCGCGGTTGTGACCTGTGACGAGTCTGAGACGCTCGGCGTGGACACGCGCGCACAACTCGCCCAAGCCGAAGCCTTTTTTCAGTCGCGCGCCCGCGCGGAGGCGTTGGAGAATGGCGTAACGCTGATCGCGCCCGAAACCGTCTTCTTCGCTTTCGATACATTCATAGGCCGCGACAGCATCGTTGGCCCGAGCGTCGTCTTTGGCCCGCGAGTCACGGTAGAATCCGGTGCCGAGATCCACGCTTTCTGCCACCTCGAGGGTTGCCACATTTCGCGCGGCGCGACCGTCGGCCCTTTCGCCCGCCTCCGGCCTGGCGCGGAACTGGCCGAGGACGTGCATGTCGGCAATTTCGTTGAGATCAAGAACGCGGTCCTCGGCGAGGGTGTGAAGGTCGGCCATCTGACCTATCTGGGCGACGCTCATGTGGGCGAGCACACGAATATCGGCGCCGGCACCGTGACCTGCAATTACGACGGAGTGATGAAGCACCGGACCGAGATCGGCGCGCGCGCCTTCATCGGCTCTGACACCATGCTTGTGGCGCCCGTAAGGGTCGGCGCAGGGGCGCTGACGGCCTCCGGTTCGGTCATCACCGAGGACGTGCCGGACGAGGCACTGGCACTCGGACGTGTGAAGCAAGTGAACAAGCCGGGGTTGGCGAAGCGCCTGTTCGAGAGGTTAAGGGCCGAAAAGTCGCGGCGGCAGAAAGAGGCAAAGTAA
- the rlmN gene encoding 23S rRNA (adenine(2503)-C(2))-methyltransferase RlmN, giving the protein MADAPPNAPITQDVMTIPRKLTDGGRVNLVGMTREALRNALIAAGTPEKQAKMRVGQIWQWIYHWGVRDFAAMTNLAKDYREMLAERFEIALPEVVTRQVSADGTRKYLLKIAGGHEVETVYIPEENRGTLCISSQVGCTLTCSFCHTGTQKLVRNLTAAEIVGQVMVARDDLGEWPEQGAPKNETRLVSNVVLMGMGEPLYNFENVRDAMKIVMDGEGLTLSRRRITLSTSGVVPEIAKTAEEIGCLLAVSFHATTDEVRDRLVPINKRWNIETLLNALRDYPRLSNSERITFEYVMLKGVNDSDEDAKRLVKLIAGIPAKINLIPFNEWPGSPYERSDWERIEAFADIIYKAGYASPIRTPRGEDIMAACGQLKSATERARKSRAEIAAEAGISRV; this is encoded by the coding sequence ATGGCAGACGCGCCCCCCAACGCACCTATCACGCAGGACGTGATGACGATCCCCCGCAAGCTGACGGACGGCGGACGGGTGAATCTCGTCGGCATGACACGCGAAGCGCTGCGCAACGCGCTGATCGCCGCCGGCACGCCGGAGAAACAGGCGAAGATGCGCGTCGGCCAGATCTGGCAGTGGATCTACCACTGGGGCGTGCGCGACTTCGCCGCGATGACGAACCTCGCCAAGGACTACCGCGAGATGCTGGCCGAGCGGTTCGAGATCGCGTTGCCGGAAGTCGTGACACGGCAGGTGTCGGCGGACGGGACGCGGAAATACCTTCTGAAGATCGCGGGCGGGCACGAAGTCGAGACCGTCTATATCCCCGAGGAGAACCGGGGCACGCTCTGCATCTCGTCCCAGGTCGGCTGCACGCTGACCTGTTCCTTCTGCCATACCGGCACGCAGAAGCTGGTGCGCAACCTGACGGCGGCAGAGATTGTCGGGCAGGTGATGGTCGCGCGCGACGACCTCGGCGAATGGCCCGAACAGGGCGCGCCTAAGAATGAGACGCGGCTGGTCTCCAACGTCGTCCTGATGGGGATGGGAGAGCCCCTGTACAACTTCGAGAACGTCCGCGACGCCATGAAGATCGTGATGGACGGCGAGGGGCTGACGCTGTCGCGCCGCCGGATCACGCTCTCGACCTCGGGCGTCGTGCCCGAAATCGCGAAAACGGCCGAAGAAATCGGCTGCCTTCTCGCGGTTAGCTTTCACGCGACGACGGATGAGGTCCGCGACAGGCTCGTCCCGATCAACAAGCGCTGGAACATCGAGACGCTTTTGAATGCGCTTCGCGACTACCCACGCCTCTCGAACTCGGAACGAATCACTTTCGAATACGTGATGCTGAAAGGCGTGAACGACAGCGACGAGGATGCGAAACGACTGGTGAAGCTCATCGCCGGCATCCCGGCAAAGATCAACCTCATCCCGTTCAACGAATGGCCTGGCAGCCCCTACGAGCGTTCGGACTGGGAGCGGATCGAGGCCTTCGCCGACATCATCTACAAGGCGGGCTACGCCTCGCCCATCCGAACCCCGCGCGGCGAGGACATCATGGCCGCTTGCGGTCAGCTCAAATCGGCGACCGAACGGGCCCGGAAAAGCCGGGCCGAAATCGCGGCCGAAGCCGGAATTTCCCGCGTTTGA
- a CDS encoding DegT/DnrJ/EryC1/StrS family aminotransferase, producing METFTGSFTQQEPIPEASVEAALRILRHGRLHRYNTVPGEIAETALLEEEFAAFTGAKYCLAVASGGYALGCALRALGIEPGDRVLTNAFTLAPVPGAIAALGGVPVFVETTEALTIDFDDLVRKAPDAKALLLSHMRGHICDMDRLMQVCAAAGLPVIEDCAHTMGAAWRGTPSGRHGVIGCYSTQTYKHMNSGEGGLLVSDDEGLMARAIVLSGSYMLYDRHRAAPPPEAFEDVKYATPNVSGRMDNLRAAILRPQLADLPRQCARWNELYRVVETGLDGTPGLNLIPRPKAESYVASSFQFLLPDWPEAKIRALLTRAARRGVELKWFGAPEPRGFTSRHDSWRYAPRQDLPETDRILTGLIDMRLPLTFTPDDAALIARIIRAEVSAVFQGEGKGTEALPAAD from the coding sequence ATGGAGACATTCACCGGAAGCTTCACTCAGCAGGAACCGATCCCCGAAGCGTCGGTCGAAGCGGCTCTGCGCATTCTGCGCCATGGCCGCCTGCACCGCTATAACACGGTTCCGGGCGAAATTGCCGAGACCGCGCTTCTGGAAGAGGAGTTCGCGGCTTTCACCGGTGCGAAGTACTGCCTCGCCGTCGCCTCGGGCGGCTACGCGCTCGGCTGCGCGCTCCGGGCCCTCGGGATAGAGCCCGGCGACCGGGTTCTGACCAACGCCTTCACACTCGCCCCCGTGCCTGGTGCCATCGCGGCTCTCGGCGGCGTGCCGGTCTTCGTTGAAACGACCGAAGCGCTGACGATCGACTTTGACGATCTAGTGCGGAAGGCGCCCGATGCGAAGGCGCTGCTTCTCAGCCACATGCGCGGCCATATCTGCGACATGGACCGGCTGATGCAGGTCTGCGCCGCCGCCGGCCTTCCGGTGATCGAGGATTGCGCCCACACGATGGGCGCCGCCTGGCGCGGCACGCCGTCCGGGCGGCATGGGGTGATCGGCTGCTACTCGACCCAGACCTACAAGCACATGAATTCCGGCGAGGGCGGGCTTCTGGTCTCCGACGACGAGGGCCTGATGGCGCGCGCGATCGTGCTGTCGGGCAGCTACATGCTCTACGACCGCCACCGCGCCGCGCCGCCGCCCGAGGCATTCGAGGACGTGAAATACGCCACACCCAACGTCTCGGGACGGATGGACAACCTGCGCGCCGCGATCCTCAGGCCGCAGCTCGCCGACCTTCCGCGCCAATGCGCGCGCTGGAACGAGCTTTACCGGGTAGTCGAGACCGGGCTCGACGGCACGCCCGGACTGAATCTCATCCCGCGCCCGAAAGCGGAAAGCTACGTCGCCTCTTCCTTCCAGTTTCTGCTGCCCGACTGGCCGGAGGCGAAGATCCGCGCGCTGCTGACCCGCGCCGCCCGGCGTGGCGTGGAACTTAAATGGTTCGGCGCGCCCGAACCCCGAGGCTTTACCTCGCGCCACGACAGCTGGCGCTACGCGCCGCGCCAGGACCTGCCCGAAACCGACCGAATCCTCACCGGGCTGATCGACATGCGGCTGCCCCTCACCTTCACGCCGGACGATGCCGCACTCATCGCGCGCATCATCCGGGCAGAGGTCTCTGCCGTCTTCCAAGGCGAAGGCAAAGGGACCGAGGCCCTCCCCGCGGCGGACTGA